The genomic window CATCGGCGAGCAGCCGGCTGCCATCCCCTCCGAGCCCCACCCCCGCCGCAGCAAGCAGTGGAAGATCTCTTCCTCCGCCTCCGCCGCCGGCGACCACCACCTCCGCCATCCCCCGCCGCCCAGGGACCCCTCCAAGCCCCTCTCCAGGACCCGGCCCCTCACCACCCTCGGCCCCGACGAGTCCCGCGACGCCCCCGTCGAGGACCGAGTCCTCCTCCCCGTCGACGAGAACCTGGAGCCCCTCGCCGTCGCGATCCGCCGGGGTGTCCGGGATGCCAAGGCCCGGCGGGCTATCGCTAGGCGGGCGAGGTCGGTTTGGACCTCCAAGGTCGAGGAGGGAACGGACGCCGTCGACCTGAAGTCGAGCGGCGGGGATGACGCCGGCGAAGAGGGGTACCGGGAGTTCGGCGGCCTCCGGCGGGAGGACTCCGAGAGTCCGAGAGCGGCGGcgggggttagggttagggtttcggacAGTAGGGATATGGGTCCGTTCACTGATGCGGTGGAAGGAGATTTGCCGTCGGAGACCCACGGTGGGGATTGGGACAACCAGAATGGACAGTGCGGATGGCACGAGGACGGCGGAGTCCGGTCGTGGCTGAACCAGCTGGGGCTCGGGCGGTATGCACCGGTGTTCGAGATCCATGAGGTGGATGATGAGGTGCTACCATTCCTGACTCTTGAAGACTTGAAGGACATGGGGATCAATGCGGTGGGGTCAAGAAGGAAGATGTACTGTGCCATCCAGAAgctcaagaagggcttcttctgaGAGTTTCCGTCAAGAATGTTGTTGAAAGGGAAAAAGAGAAGTTTTAAAACTGGCGGCAAGATGGGAATTGCAAACCTGAAATCGTTGGTTGGTGTTCCTCTGTTTTGTACAAATTCACTCAATATAAGTTTTTCTTAATTTAATACCGTCACTTGCTTTAAGATATGATATTTTGTTGGATGTTTTGAATGTGTCTGCTTCTATTGTCTGGTCAAATTGTTGAAATAGCTGTCCTTGGTAGATAATGTGGGAAGTTGTAGGAGAGATTTTATGATCAAAAGCAAATTCAGTAGAggagtggaggaggaggagattggTTTAACTTGTATTAGAAATTAGAAGTTCCAACCAGTCAATCACTGGAGTAATGTGAAATTAATGGACATCATTTTACTTAATAATGCTTTCTTCTTAACTTAGCTATACATTGTTTCAGGAGTAAATTCTGATCTTAAAACCCTTAGTCTGTATCTTAACGTCCATAGTGGATGCTAAGGATGGTAATGTGGATACTGCTTTGGATTCCAAACTTTGTGTTTCTTAACTTTTAGAactgattttttttcatttgctCATGGTACTCTTCATGCTTCATGAGCATGATACTGGCTTAATATgagtaataaaaaataaactcaTAAACATGCACACAGATAGATTCAAGGGAGGTGCAAGATAGGGGGGAATGTTGAATTATGTTGCTGTTGAATTTTTTATCTAGTGCTTGTTTGACAAGCATCTCACTCTGGGACTTGCATTCATCTTTCTGAACCCTTCATACATCTTATCAATTGATCAAAAAACCTAAATCTAGAAATAAAGGATAATGATCTTATGATGACATTCTGGATCACAAAAAGATGAAGTACAAGAATACATTATTTTCTTCTATTCAGTAGCGCCTACTTTATGTTGCGCACATCTCTCTGTGTATGTATTTTtatgtttttaatgaaaattttcctGTACCAAGGATGTGATAATTTCAGTGATATTTTAGCTTATTCAGACTATCTCTAGCACATGCCTTACTTTAAATCCCACATTGTCCACAGAACTCTTGATCTAGGGACATGCGTAGTTGGTGAAGAAGGTTAGTAATACTAGGCTTTTAATATTCAGTTTTTCAGACTTTTCTGTGGACCTTGTATTATTCTCTATCTTTGTATTTGTTGTTGATTTGCTTGGTGATCGTAACATTCTCTTGTAGCTCCTTATTGAGGTTTTCTTGAAAAGATATAGGAAATTAACTTTTGAAAGGTGTGACTATGAATAATTTTGGAAGTTTATAAAATGCTGTAAAATTAAGTTGTCATGGGTATGATTCATGAGTAAATATCTGCAGCTTTGCTTCGAAAATGTCTGCGTGGCATGGTGTTTGTACTCGAGCTGTATGGAACAGCATAGTCACCATAAGGAATTGACCAGAGGTACTGCATCAATTTTGTCAACCAATCAAGTATTGGATGTTGGACTGAGAATTTCGGGAATGTGGAAAGGGTTAGGAAATGATGTAGTACTTTCATATGCATGGAGTTTGAAAAGAAACAATAAGAGAAGTCTGGCAGGTTAGTAAGTTGTCatcatttttgttttctttttttctttttttgtggttGCTAGTTGTGGTGACCTTATATTTTTCTAGCTTGGCTAGTTTGGGTTGTGATGAGAACTTTCTACTCTGTCTAAGATCTGAGGAGACTTTCCATTCATTTGTCAGAAGATTAAGTCTTATGAGGGATCAACAGGGCTATGACAGATGCTCTTATCTTTATGCAGTCACCTTCTAGTGAGATAGGCAATATTCATGAGATTTCAAACAGGGTAAAAGGCAGTGGATACTGATTCTTATAGGCCGTGGTCGATGAGAACTTATTATCGGGGACAGACAAACTGGAAAAATTGCTATAGGTATTGATACTATATTAAACCAAAAGCAAATGAACTCAAGGGGCACCTCTGAAAGTAAGACATTGTACTGTGTCTATGCAGTGATTGGACAGAAATGCTCGACTGTGGCACAATTAGTTGAAATCTTGGAAAACGCAATTCATATGCTTGAGGGTTCAAGAGTCGAAAGCTCATTCTGCAAGAGCACCTGTAATATATGGTTTGCAATTCTCATCTTCTTATAGATATGGAGATAAACTAATACATATCGgttggttatgattttttttctgatTGCAGGGGGTTTAATGTTttcatatgttgatgatattatcttGAGGGTAATGAGACCTTAAGGGCAGATGTAGTGTTACCTTGAGATGATGATTTGGAAATTCTTTTGCCATTTCCTGATAGGGATCAAGACAAGCAATGCTGGATATGGCATGCTGCCTCAATATTGTGTTGTATGGTATTAATGGTCCATGCTTGCTTGCACCTATGTTTTCAATATTTGAATTCAGTAGTACTTTTGTCTGAACATAAAGAAGCCATTAGAGAAAAAGCAAAGGAACAGGTGCCTTACTAATGTCTTGTTGCTTGCTGGATTCCCTCCTCTCTTATCCTTCTTAATTGATGAAGCCATGAAGAAAGGAGGGTTGAAGACTGGGCAGATACCTAATTTCTCCCCTTCTCCTCCAAACCTTTTCCCTTGTTCCCTCTCCCTTTGGTACCCATTCTTTTCCTTTCTATATTCTTTTCTCCTATAAATTTTCATCTAAAGCACTGGTATCTCACCTCCGCATCCCCAAGCGCTCTTTATATTCTCCTATTCTTCGGCCCACCCCCCTTCCCCtcaccttttcttctttttttttttttcttttttggatttcTTTACATGATCTGCTTCAAAAAGTGGATTTATCCATTATCTTCATTTCCTCCTTTTCTTTAATTGTTACTTCTCTCATTATCTAATAGATTTTAATAGTTTGCTATCAGCTATCACGTGATCTTAACAGAGACAATACTGGTGCTGTGTACATACTGATGGACAATTTTGGCTTATTTCTTTCAATGTCTTATCAtctcaatattttattcttttgtgCATGTTTTGAAACATGCAAATTTCACACAATGGGTCTCCTCATGCCAGTTTTTCGAAGTTTCTATATCTGGTTATTTAGGATTCTTGACACCAATCCGATATCTAGGTAACAATCAGCAGGGTTGTTGGGTTTCGAAATCACTTCATCAAGTTTTATAAGTATTATTTCGAAATCACTTCATCACTTGCCCACGCTCCCCCCTTCCTCCTTcctcacatacatgcatacacCCATGCATGCATACGCGCACAaactatctttctctctctcaaatcAGGTGGTGTTGGGGAGCATGATGGTCTGCCTGTAGTCATGCATATGATGGCGATCATGATCACATTGCCATTGTTTTGATTGCATAAGTCAGGGTTTGATTGGTGGAGGTGATGTTTTAGTGGAATATGCTGGTAGTTTGAATTGTAATGAGGGCACATTTACATCAAAAGGAGTTTTTAGGCTATGATCACAAGGATTATAGACTTGAATACGAGGTTTTAAATCTTGTGAGACGAAGATGTCCCAATTTCTCCATAGAATAGAACACCCCACTGTCTCGTCTTGTCCCAACAGCTGTCTCGGTCATAAATCTAAGTAAATATCCCCTATCTCTCTCTttatttcctttctttctttttttctttcttcatttttcttctttctttcctcctattcattcttttcttctaccttcccTTATTTCGtttcctttctctttcttctctcctcgctttctttttttccattttttcttctttcctttcatttttttttcatcttttcttcctctccttctttgctctttcttcttctttaccCACGTGGATGGGTTTTGGTGTCCTAAATCTGTCCCAATTCTCTTTCTCATGGGAAGAGTATGGGATAGTCAAGACACCCTCCGTTCCATCGGAACGTAAAATCTTATCGAAAGCAAGTTCATATTTTAAAGGGCATCTAAGGTTTTGTAATCTTATGGGATTTTAAGTTGCACGTATTGAGAGTGGGAGGCCAAAAGCAACTGGGCAGACAAACCTtaaaaaactcaaaaaaataaaattgcttcgAAATCTTGTTTAGCTAGTATTCTACTTGATATTTCTAATGGAAGTATGCTACTTGATATTTCATATTCAATCTTTCATTACCTTTTTTAGGAAAGGTATTTTGTTGAGTTCATTTATGTGCCCTTCGGAGAGTTATTTATACTAGTTCCAAAGAGCCACAAATGGAAATGTGCATTACTTAATAGTTGATGTGGTTTGGATGGGTACATCAAtacaaattattatttttttgtaattCAATATATTGTGATCGGCAAGAATGTGGGAAGAAAGCTTGAATATAAAATAATTCTCTAGTTTATGTATAA from Elaeis guineensis isolate ETL-2024a chromosome 9, EG11, whole genome shotgun sequence includes these protein-coding regions:
- the LOC105051068 gene encoding uncharacterized protein, which gives rise to MADPQPLEAPNNGAVSTVAAAFPADSATAATTAAASAAGGETLVPGSKRQRRPSVRLGDIGEQPAAIPSEPHPRRSKQWKISSSASAAGDHHLRHPPPPRDPSKPLSRTRPLTTLGPDESRDAPVEDRVLLPVDENLEPLAVAIRRGVRDAKARRAIARRARSVWTSKVEEGTDAVDLKSSGGDDAGEEGYREFGGLRREDSESPRAAAGVRVRVSDSRDMGPFTDAVEGDLPSETHGGDWDNQNGQCGWHEDGGVRSWLNQLGLGRYAPVFEIHEVDDEVLPFLTLEDLKDMGINAVGSRRKMYCAIQKLKKGFF